A genomic window from Silene latifolia isolate original U9 population chromosome 11, ASM4854445v1, whole genome shotgun sequence includes:
- the LOC141612805 gene encoding PLAT domain-containing protein 3-like, whose translation MGSQNNALTTLILFLAFASIAHFNVVEDLEDDTCYHYILLQTGNVTNAGTDARVTVKLYDAQGQMIESTNLQEKGTDKGKLRLHYRPIEGRHGVHEVYYSDPYNYFERNQLDSFTIESNCHTSKLCKLELSHDNTGTKPGWYVDYLRVQTNYPNDIPFLAFEDTKFEINQWLAKDEEPNSLSVQKNLCGSSN comes from the exons ATGGGAAGTCAAAATAATGCCCTAACTACTCTTATCTTATTTCTCGCCTTTGCATCTATTGCACACTTT AATGTGGTTGAGGACCTTGAGGATGACACTTGCTACCATTATATTTTGTTGCAAACCGGCAATGTTACAAATGCGGGTACAGACGCACGTGTAACAGTCAAGTTATATGACGCGCAAGGTCAAATGATTGAATCCACTAATTTACAAGAAAAAGGAACTGACAAGGGCAAGCTGAGACTCCATTATCGACCAATTGAGGGacgtcacggtgttcacgaagtTTATTATAGTGATCCCTACAACTATTTTGAGAGAAATCAACTGGACTCTTTCACTATCGAATCTAATTGCCATACTTCTAAACTTTGTAAATTAGAGTTAAGCCATGATAATACAGGCACAAAACCCGGTTGGTATGTTGACTATTTAAGAGTTCAAACTAACTATCCTAACGATATACCATTTTTGGCTTTTGAAGATACTAAGTTTGAAATTAACCAATGGCTTGCTAAGGACGAGGAGCCAAACTCGCTTAGCGTTCAAAAGAATTTATGCGGATCTTCTAATTAA